GGTAGGTAAGGAATTTGAATGACGAGAAATGTGTTCGTATGGTTCGACAAGCTCACCACGAACGGAGTAAGTAAGTTTTTAATCCCGTTCGTCCTGAGCCTGTCGAAGGATACGAACTCCACAAGAAATCAATATTTATGAATCTATCGCGTCAATACATAATCATTTCCAGCGCTTCTTTTGTTACAGCGCTTCTTTTTTTTGTTGTATATAACCAATGGATCATTTTCCGTGCACCGTGGTGGAAAAATAATCTTGTAAATTCATCATCGCTTATACAAAAAAAACAGGTTGTACATCATTATTTTCATGGTGATAAGTGGAAAGCAGAGAAACAAGAAACGTTGTGGGCAGATAGTGCCGAAAAAAATATTTTTCATCTAATCAATGCGTGGCTTTCGTTGTTGGATGAAGAACATGTCACTATAAAAAAAACAACATTGCAGTCGGCTCTTGTTACAACTTCTGGGTGCGCATATCTTTCTTTTGATCACAATATTTTGGGCAAAGAAGAAACTATTTTTAAAAAATGGATGGTGATTGAAGGTTTACTCAAAACAATTGCGGTAAATGGAATTACAATCTCGCATGTGCAATTTTTGGTGCAACATCAACCGTTGCATGATGCTCATCTTGATTTTTCTCTGCCATGGCCGGTTCATGGGTTTATCAAAAACTAGGTAGTCTATTTTTAGATTTCTTTTTTTGGACTATAGAAAAATCTGATTTATACTATGGTAAAAAAAGGAGTTCTTGTGCCAATCTCGTTGTCAAGCCGAAACATAGTAAACAAAAAAACTGTGTTGACCTTAAAAAAAACATTACTTTTATGTGCTATTGTTACGTGTGGAGCCTTGCAAGCACGAGAAGCTGATGAAGAGCCGCAAGTTAAAGTTGGTAATCTTGCCGTTCCTGGTACAGTGCAACCTGGTGCATTCTTAGGATTTGGTCAAAACATTATCACGCAATATGAAGCACTTGCAGTAGTATATCCAAGTTGGTTTCTTGGAAAAAATAAAAGTTTTGCCGAAATTCTTCCGTACATTGTGTATGGGTTACGTGATGACCTTTCAATTCTTTTAGGATTTCCTACTGCGATACGCTATAAAGACGATGGACACCATTCATCCGGATCTGCTGATCTTATAATTCAATTGGAGTATTCGCCATATTCACATCATATGCCTACCGTAACAAATCAAATATCATTAGTAGCAGCATTGCTATTGCCTACCGGTAGTGATTGCAAAAATCCACCGACAGGCTCAGGTTCGCCAAGCTTTTTTTTGGGAGTTACTGCATTACACTTGGCAACAGAATGGTATTGTTACACATCATATGGAGCTTTGTTGACAATGCAGCATGATAACAATAAATCTGGCAACCAATTTTTTTATCAAGCTGGAGTAGGAAAAAATATTGCATATTCGCCAGATAAATGGATTTTAATGTGGATGGTGGAATTGTATGGTTGGTATGAACAGAAAAATAAAATTAACAGAATTATTGATCAAAATTCTGGATTTAATATGGTAATACTTGGTCCTTCATTATGGTTTTCCACCGATCGACTTATTCTACAAGTTGGAGCCGCACCAGTTGTATCGCAGCATCTTTTTGGTACCCAATTGAAAAATTCTGTTCTTGTATCATGTAATATTGGTTGTAGATTTAACTAATTTTTTTTACTATGGCTCATTTTTTTGTCAAATGTAATAGTGGATGAGCATTATGAATGCCATTATCCCCATAATAAGATCTTCGGCTAAAGTGACATATGTCATAGGGATTTTAAAAATAACACCAAGGCATGCACACATTATTTCTTTTTTTTGTGAAAGTTCATACGCAACGCCGATACTGCTGATAGCCATAAGCAGTAAAGTTGCCCAATTGGTTATGAGGAGTTGAAATCTCATAAGGTACAAAAGTCCCAATATAAGTTCAATAAATGGGTACATGTAAGCATATGCAGCAGAACGTTTGGCAATAATATCATATGTGCTGTATGCCTCAGCAAATCCTTTAAGATTGATAATTTTAAATAAGCTAAAAATAATAAAATAAATGCCCATAAAATCATACATAGCACTATGTATATCGAATCCATAAAAAAATTGTTTTGCTGCAGTAAGAAAAATTATTATTGATCCAATAGTTATAAGAGGCAAGAAGTTCTTATTCAACATTGCTGCTCTCCGATTTCATTCATAAAGAATAGTTCAAAGCTTTTTCCAACAGCTCGTTCTAGTCGCGTAAATTCTTTCACGGCGTGATAATTTTTTTCAATAAACTGTGAATATGTCTCATAAAATGTAACTTTAGATTCTAAAGCGGTAGCCATGGTTATTTGCATGGTTTCCGCATGTTTATAAGCATACTCAATTGCTTTGAAGTGAGAAGGTAATATGTTGTTTTTGTACCAATCAATTTCTTTTTCTAGGGCTTTAAAATTCGCATAGGGTTTATTGAGTTCATCTAATATTTTAATTCTTTGTGCGACCAGTTCTTGCTCCGCTTGTTTAAAAAGAAATTCTGCGCGAGCTATTTGTGCATAATTATCATCAAAAATAGGTAAGCTGATATCAAAATAGGGACCCCATCCAGCGAAAGATTTTTCAAAATCTTGTTTATATGAAACACCGATATCAATTTTTCTAAATATTTTTGATTTTTCTGATCGTATTGTATCTTTGTATTGCTTTATTTTCATGATAGCAATTTGTATTTCGGGCCTTTGTGCGAGGGCGTAATTTTCCAAAATTATAAATTCAGGAATTAACATCTTTTTGTACAATGTATCGGTTAATATAATAGCTGTTGATGACGGTGAAAGGCCCATTAATGTTTTTAAATGAGTATACGCATTAGCCAGATCAGCTTCTTGTTGTTTTAACTCAGATTCTAACATACCTACTTTCGCATCAATAAAATTTTTATCAAGATCTGTGGTATATCCATATAATTGTCGATAATAAATTTCATCGCGAAGATCTTTTGTTGTGGTCAAAAGATTTTTTGTATTTTCCACATATAGTTCTGTTGCCAAGCATGTATCATAGGCTATTTTAGTTTCTTCAACTACAGTAAGGATAGTGGAAAAGATACGTAATGACACAATTTCTACTAAATCTTGGGCAACATTTTTTGCTAAAGGAACTTGCCATAGGTCTGATAGCCGAAGGGCTGCTACAGACTCAATATTTGTTTGAGAAGTTCCAGGACCATCATCACGTGTTGGTAATCTAAATACACTATTGATACTAGGATTTGAATACAGACCTGCTTGTGCCAAATCTGCTTTTGCTATTCCTAAATTCTGAAAATCGGCCTGCAATCCAGGGTTGTTTTGTAGTGCAATCTTTACAGCTTCATTTTTCGATATGCCATTACTTACGATGTTTTTAATAGACCGAATATCCTGTATATCATGGTACACCTCGTTATCTAAAACAATAGATGAAGCTGTTGAGTTCGCGGTTCTTTTTTGTAACTGAGAAAACTCTGGTCCAATTTTTACCTTTGTACAACCAGAAAGTAAAAATAGCATAATGAGAACTATAAGAAAATTATATTTTTTCATGTCGTTTTTTTCTTTTTGTACGACCATAATCACGGCTTGATACATCGTGTCCGCGTTCTTTTGGATGCTGCCAGCGTGCCTTTGGATTTTTTGGAATAACATGAACTATAGTAAACATGCCTCCATGTGACATCACTCCTAATGGAACGTCTGTATGTGCATTCACAACATGATGTACTTTGTGACAATGAAAAAACCAAAGTCCTGGATTCCATGCTATAAATTCAACATCACGCGATCCTCCTGGAGGCACATCAACGGTATTGCCTGGCCATTGTGCTGATGGAGGAATAGGACCACCTTCTGTTCCTACAACCCACCAGGTGTGACCGTGCATATGAATGGGATGATTATCCATACTCATATTAATAAGACGAATGCGGACGCGATCACCTTCATGTACGGTAATCGTTGGTATGGTTGGTGCTGACTTTCCGTTAAAAGTAAACCAATTAAAATCCATACTAACTAAATCAGGGTCAACATTTCCTGGTAATATGCGCCATTCTTGCATAGTAATAACAAATTGTTTATCAATTTTCTTTTTATATTTTTTAGGGTGAATAATAATTGCACCAACAAGTCCATAGCTTGTTGCCTTCATAAGATTAAATTCACCATGATAAAAAGCAGTTCCCGATTGATAAAGTGTATATTCATAATTTCTTGTTTCTCCTGGCATGATTACTGGTTCTGCAAAACCTCCAACACCATCTTGATCATTGGGTAATTCAATACCGTGAGAATGAATAGAGATGGGTTCGGGAAGTTCATTTTTTATTACCAATCTAATGCGATCGCCCTCATTAACTTCGATTGTTGGACCTGGAGTTGTTCCATTAAAACCCCATGCGCGAAGTTTTTGCTCTATCATCATATGATGCATGATGCCAGACGGAACTTTATTCTTTTCTGGTATTAATTGATCATACTCTGCTTCTTTTCCGTCAGTAATGTACTGTTCTACTGGTTGAGCATATAACTTAAATACCTTAACTTTGCCATCCATTTCAAAACCTAAAGGTTGAATGCTAGGGGTGGTGACCACTCCCATTTGCTTGCCAGTCAATGGTGGCTGTGGCGATGGTGCGATTGTAGGATTTGCCCAAGAATAATGTAGTCGCGGCAGACCTTTTAGATGAGTCATATCATAAAATGAATGATTATTTTTAGGGCTATGTACCATTGTTTTTCCATGTGTACTTGTATGCCCGGTATGTGTAACATCTTGGGAATGAATGAGCGTACATGAAAACACAATAATGTAAAAATTGATAAACAGTTTGTTAACCATAGATAAACTCTTATCTTTTTCAAAAATTATTTTTTGGGTATGATCAAACGTTAGCAAGCTGTGTTATTTTTGTGCAAGAAAATAGTAAAAGTTGTTATTTTTCTATTTTTCTTATTTTTTTAAGAATT
Above is a genomic segment from Candidatus Babeliales bacterium containing:
- a CDS encoding MauE/DoxX family redox-associated membrane protein codes for the protein MLNKNFLPLITIGSIIIFLTAAKQFFYGFDIHSAMYDFMGIYFIIFSLFKIINLKGFAEAYSTYDIIAKRSAAYAYMYPFIELILGLLYLMRFQLLITNWATLLLMAISSIGVAYELSQKKEIMCACLGVIFKIPMTYVTLAEDLIMGIMAFIMLIHYYI
- a CDS encoding TolC family protein codes for the protein MKKYNFLIVLIMLFLLSGCTKVKIGPEFSQLQKRTANSTASSIVLDNEVYHDIQDIRSIKNIVSNGISKNEAVKIALQNNPGLQADFQNLGIAKADLAQAGLYSNPSINSVFRLPTRDDGPGTSQTNIESVAALRLSDLWQVPLAKNVAQDLVEIVSLRIFSTILTVVEETKIAYDTCLATELYVENTKNLLTTTKDLRDEIYYRQLYGYTTDLDKNFIDAKVGMLESELKQQEADLANAYTHLKTLMGLSPSSTAIILTDTLYKKMLIPEFIILENYALAQRPEIQIAIMKIKQYKDTIRSEKSKIFRKIDIGVSYKQDFEKSFAGWGPYFDISLPIFDDNYAQIARAEFLFKQAEQELVAQRIKILDELNKPYANFKALEKEIDWYKNNILPSHFKAIEYAYKHAETMQITMATALESKVTFYETYSQFIEKNYHAVKEFTRLERAVGKSFELFFMNEIGEQQC
- a CDS encoding multicopper oxidase domain-containing protein, with the translated sequence MVNKLFINFYIIVFSCTLIHSQDVTHTGHTSTHGKTMVHSPKNNHSFYDMTHLKGLPRLHYSWANPTIAPSPQPPLTGKQMGVVTTPSIQPLGFEMDGKVKVFKLYAQPVEQYITDGKEAEYDQLIPEKNKVPSGIMHHMMIEQKLRAWGFNGTTPGPTIEVNEGDRIRLVIKNELPEPISIHSHGIELPNDQDGVGGFAEPVIMPGETRNYEYTLYQSGTAFYHGEFNLMKATSYGLVGAIIIHPKKYKKKIDKQFVITMQEWRILPGNVDPDLVSMDFNWFTFNGKSAPTIPTITVHEGDRVRIRLINMSMDNHPIHMHGHTWWVVGTEGGPIPPSAQWPGNTVDVPPGGSRDVEFIAWNPGLWFFHCHKVHHVVNAHTDVPLGVMSHGGMFTIVHVIPKNPKARWQHPKERGHDVSSRDYGRTKRKKRHEKI